From the Pirellulales bacterium genome, one window contains:
- a CDS encoding ABC-2 family transporter protein, which produces MAAREKPSYLRVFLTFAHNSLVRDMTFRANFIIDCVASLSWVAIQLAFYLLIFKLSPSIGLEGGWGKYQFLIFLATTLFANSLVGAFFMPNLSEFSELIRTGNLDFALLKPIDTQFLISFARVEWSALSNFIFAFVVMIVALFHLDAWPQPVQWLLYPIYMLCGVAMLYALMIALSSLSVWMGRNQNIYDFWFYITNFSRYPMEIYEGPIGTPLRKIFTFAIPILVVVNVPARILGQPLEAQNWPLAGFAVLVTIASLAGSRWLFKSALGSDRSASS; this is translated from the coding sequence ATGGCGGCCCGCGAAAAGCCCTCCTACCTGCGAGTGTTCCTCACGTTCGCCCACAACAGCCTGGTGCGGGACATGACGTTCCGCGCGAACTTCATCATCGATTGCGTGGCGTCGCTCTCGTGGGTAGCGATTCAGTTGGCGTTTTACCTGCTGATCTTCAAACTCTCGCCGTCGATCGGACTGGAAGGGGGCTGGGGCAAATACCAGTTCCTGATCTTTCTAGCCACGACGCTATTTGCCAACAGCCTGGTCGGCGCCTTCTTCATGCCGAACCTGAGCGAGTTCAGCGAATTGATCCGCACCGGCAATCTCGACTTCGCCCTGCTGAAGCCGATCGATACGCAGTTCCTTATCTCGTTCGCGCGGGTCGAGTGGTCGGCATTGTCGAACTTTATCTTTGCGTTTGTGGTGATGATCGTGGCACTGTTTCACCTGGACGCCTGGCCGCAGCCCGTGCAGTGGCTCTTGTATCCGATCTACATGCTGTGCGGCGTGGCGATGCTGTACGCGCTGATGATCGCGCTTTCGAGCCTGAGCGTGTGGATGGGCAGAAACCAGAACATCTACGATTTCTGGTTCTACATCACGAACTTCTCGCGCTACCCGATGGAGATCTACGAAGGACCGATCGGCACGCCCCTGCGGAAGATATTCACCTTCGCCATTCCGATTCTGGTCGTGGTGAACGTGCCGGCGCGAATCCTGGGCCAGCCGCTCGAGGCGCAAAACTGGCCGCTGGCCGGCTTTGCCGTCCTGGTCACGATTGCGAGTCTGGCCGGCTCGCGCTGGTTGTTCAAAAGTGCGCTGGGAAGCGACCGCAGCGCGAGCAGTTGA
- a CDS encoding sugar phosphate isomerase/epimerase family protein, whose protein sequence is MQLAFSSNAYTQFPIEEAAARIAAAGYTGIELLADVPHAWPVGLLPARRQAIRECLAANNLTVSNVNGFMMNAVADPRQPYWHPSWIEPDPNYRAIRREHTKRALVLAKEMGAKNLQTEPGGPLAPGQTWREAADIFYEELMPCVEVAERLEVGLLIEPEPDLMIERFGQFLEFIERIDSPWIGLNFDIGHAFCVGEQPQDWVAPMAPYARHYHFEDIASTRVHRHLIPGHGAIDFAAVLKAIKATGYDGWITVELYPYIDQPDEAARAAYTYMAEAMAKVGIDFQKR, encoded by the coding sequence ATGCAACTTGCCTTCAGCTCGAACGCCTATACCCAGTTCCCGATCGAAGAAGCCGCCGCGCGGATTGCCGCCGCGGGCTATACCGGCATCGAGCTACTGGCCGACGTGCCGCACGCCTGGCCTGTCGGGCTGTTGCCCGCGCGTCGGCAAGCGATTCGCGAATGCCTGGCGGCAAACAATCTGACGGTCTCGAACGTCAACGGCTTCATGATGAATGCCGTGGCCGATCCGCGGCAACCGTATTGGCATCCGTCGTGGATCGAGCCCGACCCGAACTATCGCGCTATTCGCCGTGAGCATACGAAACGCGCGCTGGTGCTGGCGAAGGAGATGGGGGCAAAGAATTTGCAGACCGAGCCGGGCGGACCGCTCGCGCCGGGCCAGACCTGGCGCGAAGCGGCCGATATCTTTTACGAAGAGCTGATGCCGTGTGTCGAAGTCGCCGAGCGTTTGGAAGTCGGCCTGCTGATCGAACCGGAACCCGACCTGATGATCGAGCGTTTCGGCCAGTTCCTGGAATTTATCGAGCGCATCGATTCTCCCTGGATCGGATTGAACTTCGACATCGGCCACGCCTTCTGCGTCGGCGAGCAACCGCAAGATTGGGTCGCCCCGATGGCGCCCTACGCCCGGCATTACCACTTCGAGGATATTGCCTCGACGCGCGTCCATCGCCACTTGATCCCCGGCCACGGGGCCATTGATTTCGCGGCCGTGCTGAAAGCCATTAAGGCGACCGGCTACGACGGCTGGATCACGGTCGAACTGTATCCCTACATCGATCAGCCCGACGAGGCCGCCCGTGCGGCGTACACTTATATGGCCGAGGCGATGGCGAAGGTGGGCATCGATTTCCAGAAACGGTGA
- a CDS encoding transposase codes for MNGGHLTRLDRIWAEQPVFFITTCTASRRRQLSSPQMHTICCDVWSIVSERHGWRVGRYVLMTDHVHFFCAPLEACRPLSLLVGKWKEWTAKRAARELNLAVPLWQEEFFDHVLRSQESYEQKWIYVRDNPVRAGLVSNANNWPYQGELQELRY; via the coding sequence ATGAACGGCGGCCATCTGACAAGGCTCGACCGAATCTGGGCTGAGCAACCGGTTTTTTTCATCACCACGTGTACAGCGTCTCGACGGCGCCAACTTTCGTCACCGCAAATGCACACCATTTGCTGCGACGTTTGGAGCATCGTGTCCGAGCGCCATGGCTGGCGCGTTGGCCGTTACGTGCTCATGACCGACCACGTCCATTTCTTTTGCGCGCCGCTAGAAGCGTGTCGGCCGCTGTCGCTGCTCGTTGGAAAATGGAAGGAATGGACCGCCAAGCGCGCAGCCCGCGAACTTAATCTTGCCGTTCCTCTGTGGCAGGAAGAATTCTTCGATCACGTGCTACGATCGCAGGAAAGTTACGAGCAGAAATGGATCTACGTTCGAGATAATCCGGTCCGAGCAGGGCTTGTTTCCAATGCCAACAACTGGCCATATCAAGGTGAGTTACAAGAGTTGCGATATTAA
- a CDS encoding UbiA family prenyltransferase, with product MATESEPVVPELDNDPPGMSARAWLQLFRLPNVFTAMADIFLGYLLVHDSLEPWWSFLLLLGASCLLYTSGMILNDVFDVAVDRQERPARPIPSGRIPLSVALHTGGVMLGSGVAFGWAASALVGEARPGIVATALAVAVLAYDRVLKRTPVAPLIMGSCRTLNVLLGASTAAGAWHTIHYIVAAGVGLYITGVTWFARTEARQSNRMALAAATVVMAAGLTTLAYFPSAVDDALELAWTPLYALEIGSRWYVLWGLLGLLILRRPAAAIAEPIPRRVQLAVKECILSLIVIDAVVCYSVRGVPWAIVILVLLVPTLVLGRWIYST from the coding sequence ATGGCAACCGAATCGGAACCGGTCGTGCCCGAACTCGATAACGATCCGCCGGGCATGAGCGCGCGGGCGTGGCTGCAACTGTTCCGGTTGCCCAACGTCTTCACGGCGATGGCCGACATCTTCCTCGGCTATCTGCTGGTACACGACTCGCTTGAGCCCTGGTGGAGCTTTTTGCTCCTGCTGGGGGCGTCTTGCCTGTTGTATACCTCAGGCATGATTTTGAACGACGTCTTCGACGTTGCCGTCGATCGTCAGGAGCGTCCGGCGCGGCCCATCCCCTCGGGCCGCATTCCACTCTCCGTGGCTTTGCACACGGGCGGAGTCATGCTGGGTTCGGGCGTGGCGTTCGGATGGGCAGCAAGCGCGCTTGTCGGAGAGGCGCGCCCTGGCATCGTGGCCACGGCACTTGCCGTAGCAGTGCTCGCTTATGATCGAGTACTCAAGCGCACGCCGGTGGCCCCATTGATTATGGGGAGTTGCCGCACGCTCAACGTCTTGCTCGGCGCAAGCACGGCCGCTGGTGCCTGGCACACGATTCACTACATCGTGGCCGCGGGCGTGGGGCTGTACATTACCGGCGTCACCTGGTTTGCGAGGACCGAGGCACGGCAGAGCAACCGGATGGCACTAGCCGCCGCGACCGTGGTGATGGCCGCGGGCCTGACGACGCTCGCCTATTTCCCGTCGGCAGTGGACGACGCGCTCGAGCTGGCCTGGACGCCGCTTTACGCGTTAGAAATCGGCTCGCGCTGGTACGTGCTGTGGGGATTGCTCGGGCTTTTGATCCTGCGGCGTCCCGCCGCGGCGATTGCCGAGCCGATACCACGGCGCGTGCAATTGGCCGTGAAGGAATGCATCCTCTCGTTGATCGTCATCGACGCCGTAGTCTGCTATTCCGTGCGCGGCGTGCCGTGGGCGATCGTCATACTTGTTCTGCTCGTCCCGACACTTGTTCTCGGTCGGTGGATCTACTCGACGTAA
- a CDS encoding ABC-2 family transporter protein: protein LAGYTYEEMVAYLLLTNVSRAFSSMPGLASTIALQIRNGEIKKFMIQPIDMIGFLLLSRVAHKLVYYMVAFGPYALIFYLCRGFFSGWPDAATMGAFLVSLVLSFLLGFFLEATLGMVGFWILEVSSLLFVYQLFSFFFSGQMFPIDILPDVARQIVDLLPIPYMAYFPVAVFLGKIVGRDLVVGLVVQAAWVVFFVIASRLVLKVGLKRYSGYGG from the coding sequence GCTGGCCGGTTACACATACGAAGAAATGGTCGCCTACCTGCTGCTGACCAACGTCAGCCGGGCCTTTTCCAGCATGCCGGGCCTGGCTTCGACGATCGCCCTGCAAATCCGCAACGGCGAAATCAAGAAGTTCATGATCCAGCCGATCGACATGATCGGCTTCCTGCTTCTCTCGCGGGTGGCGCACAAGCTCGTCTATTACATGGTGGCCTTCGGGCCGTACGCCCTGATCTTTTATCTCTGTCGTGGATTCTTCTCGGGCTGGCCCGACGCGGCGACGATGGGTGCTTTTCTCGTGTCCCTCGTGTTGTCGTTCCTGCTGGGATTCTTCCTCGAAGCGACGCTGGGGATGGTGGGCTTTTGGATTCTGGAAGTCAGCTCGCTGTTGTTCGTGTATCAGTTGTTCAGCTTCTTCTTCTCGGGCCAGATGTTCCCGATCGATATCCTGCCGGACGTGGCGCGACAGATCGTCGATCTGCTGCCGATTCCGTACATGGCCTATTTCCCGGTGGCCGTATTCCTGGGAAAGATCGTGGGCCGTGACCTGGTCGTGGGCCTGGTTGTTCAGGCCGCCTGGGTCGTGTTCTTCGTCATCGCCAGCCGGCTGGTGCTGAAAGTCGGTCTCAAACGCTATAGCGGGTACGGGGGTTAG
- a CDS encoding tetratricopeptide repeat protein, translated as MAIGLTYRDSLSAPFIFDDLATVVHNPSIRFLWPAISFSGQYSPLQPAPGSPVHGRPVVNLSLAANYHFAELDPRSYRATNIALHALAAIVLAAIVRRTLRRSFLQERFAAVADPLAIAAALLWALHPLATECVVYITQRTEVLMALCYFLTMYMAQRYWAAEPTRGRAGWLTLAVLCCLLGMLSKETCATVPAVVLLYERTFVAGSFRQALRASWPLYLGLILTWLPLAALNLHGPRTPVVGFGNGVTGPEWWLTQSKVLFLYLKLIVWPWPLVIHYAMPYFPDVAAAWPWVIGAAVLATTVAWLTHRGKSLGFVGASSLIVLSPTLLVPIATEVAAERRLYLVLAAVIPWVVAGCYALSSRMLAGRISRGRRSNEALPLRLTMVGVLCAAGCYLLLDVRRVAVYADEVTLWRDAEKHQPENSLVQINLGDALERTGKVDEAIQHYERALQLAPNFVGHQSLAGALESAGRLPEAKEHYEEALRLRPDMAALHFSYARLLVKQGETDRARSEYEQALALLPDYRIHYALAELDETAGKPESARQHYSEALRLKPDYAAAHKRLGILLVGAGQGAEAIEHFEQVLRLEPSIQAHANLAVACAQAKQPERALAAAASAVQTAREQGQPAEAARLEAWARSYRESLANGGGQPQVTPPVPQAPLTPRP; from the coding sequence GTGGCTATCGGACTGACGTATCGCGATTCGCTGAGCGCGCCGTTCATCTTCGATGACCTGGCCACGGTCGTTCATAATCCCTCGATACGCTTTTTGTGGCCGGCGATAAGCTTTTCGGGCCAGTACAGCCCGCTGCAACCCGCACCGGGATCTCCGGTGCATGGCCGACCGGTGGTGAACCTGTCCCTGGCGGCGAATTACCACTTCGCGGAGTTGGACCCGCGATCGTATCGTGCGACGAATATCGCACTGCACGCTTTAGCGGCCATCGTTCTGGCGGCGATCGTTCGACGGACGCTGCGACGGTCGTTCTTGCAGGAACGGTTTGCTGCCGTGGCGGACCCATTGGCAATCGCCGCGGCGCTTCTATGGGCTTTGCACCCGCTGGCAACGGAATGCGTTGTCTATATCACACAGCGCACGGAAGTGCTGATGGCACTCTGCTATTTTCTGACGATGTACATGGCGCAGCGTTATTGGGCGGCAGAGCCCACGCGCGGCCGTGCTGGCTGGCTGACGTTGGCCGTGCTGTGCTGCCTGCTGGGGATGTTGAGTAAGGAGACGTGCGCGACGGTTCCGGCGGTCGTCCTGCTTTACGAGCGAACGTTTGTCGCCGGATCGTTTCGCCAGGCGCTGCGCGCCTCGTGGCCGCTGTACCTGGGCCTGATCCTGACCTGGCTGCCGCTGGCTGCACTGAACCTGCACGGCCCGCGCACGCCGGTCGTCGGCTTTGGTAATGGTGTGACGGGTCCTGAGTGGTGGTTGACGCAGTCGAAAGTGTTGTTTCTGTATTTGAAACTGATTGTCTGGCCGTGGCCGCTAGTGATTCATTATGCGATGCCGTATTTTCCGGACGTTGCAGCCGCGTGGCCCTGGGTGATCGGGGCCGCGGTGCTTGCAACCACCGTTGCATGGTTGACGCATCGTGGCAAATCGTTGGGATTCGTCGGCGCAAGTTCGCTTATTGTCTTGTCACCAACGCTTTTGGTGCCGATCGCCACCGAGGTGGCCGCCGAGCGCCGCTTGTACCTCGTGCTCGCGGCGGTCATTCCATGGGTCGTGGCCGGTTGCTACGCGTTGTCGAGCCGCATGCTCGCTGGACGAATCTCGCGCGGCCGCCGATCGAACGAGGCTCTGCCACTGCGGCTGACGATGGTCGGCGTATTGTGCGCGGCCGGCTGCTATCTCCTGCTCGACGTGCGGCGCGTGGCTGTTTATGCCGACGAAGTCACCTTGTGGCGCGACGCCGAGAAGCACCAGCCCGAGAATTCCTTGGTGCAAATCAATCTGGGAGACGCGCTGGAAAGAACGGGGAAAGTCGACGAGGCGATCCAGCATTACGAGCGGGCCCTCCAGCTTGCGCCGAACTTCGTGGGGCATCAAAGCCTGGCCGGCGCGCTTGAGTCCGCGGGCCGGCTGCCCGAGGCGAAAGAGCACTACGAAGAGGCGCTGCGCCTGCGTCCCGACATGGCGGCGCTGCATTTCAGTTACGCGCGGCTGCTCGTGAAGCAGGGAGAAACCGATCGAGCCCGAAGCGAATACGAGCAGGCGCTCGCGCTCTTGCCCGACTACCGCATACATTACGCGCTTGCGGAATTGGACGAGACGGCAGGCAAGCCGGAATCGGCGCGGCAACATTATAGCGAGGCGCTGCGACTAAAACCCGATTACGCCGCGGCCCATAAGAGGCTGGGGATTCTGCTCGTCGGCGCCGGCCAGGGCGCGGAAGCAATTGAGCATTTCGAACAGGTGTTGCGCCTCGAGCCATCGATCCAGGCCCACGCGAATCTGGCCGTTGCCTGTGCGCAGGCAAAGCAGCCGGAGCGTGCGCTGGCGGCCGCCGCGTCGGCGGTACAAACGGCCCGCGAACAAGGGCAGCCGGCCGAAGCGGCGCGTCTCGAAGCCTGGGCCAGGTCCTATCGGGAGTCGCTGGCGAACGGCGGCGGGCAACCGCAAGTGACGCCGCCGGTTCCGCAGGCGCCATTGACGCCGCGACCGTAA
- a CDS encoding potassium channel protein, with the protein MNSSARRVIIGGIFFGLTCVAAVVGYMAAGWHMLDAIYMVVITVFGVGYGEAKPLDNSVLKIFTMGVIIAGCSSGIYVVGGFVQMLAEGEINRVLGTRRMSKGIEQLEGHTLICGYGRVGQMLASDLAAAGQTFVVIDTSESRVGEAQAAGHLALLGSASEERTLEAAGIARAKVMAAVLPDDTANVFVTLTARDLNPSIQIIARAESPSTEKKLMRSGANRVVLPTLIGATKIAHMIVRPSAEDLLQETAGKTHLNEELKRIGLELTEIELKAASPLVGQKVGNVEVSGQGGFVVVAIKRADGTLVRAPQPDTLLAVGDIFMILGHEEALPEIARRAKPRAVMNYRGAKVQLPG; encoded by the coding sequence ATGAACAGTTCCGCGCGCCGCGTCATCATCGGCGGAATCTTCTTCGGCCTCACCTGCGTAGCGGCCGTGGTGGGCTACATGGCGGCGGGATGGCACATGCTCGACGCCATCTACATGGTCGTCATTACCGTCTTCGGCGTGGGCTACGGCGAGGCCAAGCCGCTCGATAACTCGGTCCTCAAGATCTTCACCATGGGGGTGATCATCGCCGGCTGCTCGTCGGGCATTTACGTCGTGGGTGGTTTCGTTCAAATGCTCGCCGAAGGCGAGATCAACCGCGTATTGGGGACTCGTCGCATGTCAAAGGGAATCGAACAGCTCGAGGGGCACACGCTGATCTGCGGCTACGGCCGCGTCGGCCAAATGCTGGCCAGCGACCTGGCGGCCGCCGGTCAGACGTTCGTTGTGATCGACACCTCGGAAAGCCGTGTGGGCGAGGCCCAGGCCGCCGGCCATCTGGCGCTGCTGGGAAGCGCCTCGGAGGAACGCACGCTGGAAGCGGCCGGCATCGCGCGCGCCAAGGTGATGGCGGCCGTGCTGCCGGACGACACTGCGAACGTGTTCGTCACGCTCACGGCGCGCGATTTGAATCCGTCGATTCAGATCATCGCCCGGGCCGAATCGCCTTCGACCGAAAAGAAGTTGATGCGCTCGGGCGCCAATCGCGTGGTGCTGCCTACGCTGATCGGCGCCACAAAGATTGCGCACATGATCGTGCGCCCCTCGGCCGAAGATTTGTTGCAGGAAACCGCCGGCAAAACGCATCTGAACGAAGAGCTGAAGCGAATCGGGTTGGAGCTGACGGAAATCGAGCTGAAAGCGGCGTCGCCACTCGTGGGTCAAAAAGTGGGAAATGTCGAGGTCAGCGGACAGGGCGGATTCGTCGTCGTGGCGATCAAGCGCGCGGACGGGACATTGGTTCGTGCGCCCCAGCCCGATACGTTACTGGCCGTGGGCGACATCTTCATGATTCTTGGACATGAGGAAGCCTTACCCGAGATTGCCCGCCGCGCGAAACCGCGCGCCGTCATGAACTATCGCGGCGCTAAGGTGCAACTGCCGGGTTAG